AAATCTGCCTGGTTATGGGCAACGAATAGCAGCCGTTCGTAATGCTGATATTGCTGATCCATGATCCATGTGGCATCTTTCTCGCCATATTTTTCTTTGATCTCTTCGTACTCTTGAAGCGGATTGCTACCTGCTTCTAACCAGCCTTTGGTGAGATAGTAGGTGCCGGGGGTTGCATCGAATTCCTGAATGTATTTTTTATACGAACCCAGCAGGATGGCGATACAATCGTCGGTGCGGGGGATCAATAGCGTGTGCTGCCGGGCGTTAATGCCCTTGAGTCCGTTGCCGCATAACCCGTAGCCCAGTACGATCAGGCTGGGATGTTCCACCGCGTCAATCGCATCCTGAACGGCCCAGGTGAGCTTGGAAGGCACACGATGCAAGCCATAATCCATGAAGGTGACCTGTTCAGCCATATCCGCTGGCATTAGTTTCTCCAGCAGCGACTGAAACACCTTGCAGGCAATTACGACGATTGGCAATCCATTGGATGAAGTCACAAATGCACCTTAAACCTTATGCAGCCCCAACGAGCTGCTTGGCGAGTTCGGCGCCACCGGGGGCGTTAGAGCCGTAGCCATCTGCACCGATGGTGTCTGCAAATTCTCTGTCAACGGGCGCGCCGCCAACAAAAACTTTGACCGTGTCGCGCAATCCGGCTTCTTCAATGGCTTTGATGGTGTGGCCCATCGCCCGCATGGTAGTAGTCAGCATTGCCGACATACCCACAATTGCGGGCTGGTGCTCTTTGATAGCGTTGATGAAGACATCAGGTTCTACGTTGAAGCCGAGATTAACAATCTCAAAGCCCGCGCCTTCACACATCATGCTAACCAGGTTTTTGCCAATATCGTGCAGATCGCCTTTGACGGTGCCCATTACGATTTTGCCCAGCAATTCAGCGCCGCTCTCAACCAGCAGGGGACGCAAGATGAGCATACCCGCTGCCATGGAATCGGCGGACATCAGTACTTCGGGGACGAACATATCGCCGCGCTTAAAACGCACGCCAACTTCATCCATGCCAACAATCAGGCCATTATCCAGAACTTCTTTGGGGGTCAATCCTTGCTTCAATCCCCGGTTCACAAGTTTGGGCGTCTTATCGGCATCGCCTTCCAAAATGGCGGCGGATAGTTTTTCGTAAATTTCACTCATGTTATCTTTTCTCCTCGGGATGATTCCCGAAAATTGTTCTGTGATCTCAGACTGCCGACCGTGGTCAGCCGTCTGTCATCTGTCGATCTTTTTAGCCTGGGAACCTATTCTCCCTTGACGCGCTCTTCCGCTTCGGCCAGAACCTTTTCAAT
This region of Chloroflexota bacterium genomic DNA includes:
- a CDS encoding DUF1638 domain-containing protein, with the translated sequence MTSSNGLPIVVIACKVFQSLLEKLMPADMAEQVTFMDYGLHRVPSKLTWAVQDAIDAVEHPSLIVLGYGLCGNGLKGINARQHTLLIPRTDDCIAILLGSYKKYIQEFDATPGTYYLTKGWLEAGSNPLQEYEEIKEKYGEKDATWIMDQQYQHYERLLFVAHNQADLDEYRPQAQEVAEYCQRWGYRYEEILGSDIYVRRLIEVAMAIDKTDSNFVVIPPSGEVTQNLFMR
- a CDS encoding corrinoid protein, whose protein sequence is MSEIYEKLSAAILEGDADKTPKLVNRGLKQGLTPKEVLDNGLIVGMDEVGVRFKRGDMFVPEVLMSADSMAAGMLILRPLLVESGAELLGKIVMGTVKGDLHDIGKNLVSMMCEGAGFEIVNLGFNVEPDVFINAIKEHQPAIVGMSAMLTTTMRAMGHTIKAIEEAGLRDTVKVFVGGAPVDREFADTIGADGYGSNAPGGAELAKQLVGAA